Proteins found in one Xenopus laevis strain J_2021 chromosome 1L, Xenopus_laevis_v10.1, whole genome shotgun sequence genomic segment:
- the LOC108696894 gene encoding gamma-crystallin-2-like, with amino-acid sequence MGKIFFYEERNFQGRCYECSSECSDLSSYFNRCNSIRVENGNWILYEQPSYRGHQYYLWKGEYPDFQRWMGFNDYIRSCRFIPNHNGQYKMRIYERGDFQGQMMEFSDDCPNTYDRFRFHDIHSCNVSDGHWMFYEEPNYRGRQYYLRPGEYRRFSDWGASSAKIGSFRRVHHMF; translated from the exons ATGGGAAAG ATCTTCTTCTACGAGGAAAGGAACTTCCAAGGCCGCTGCTATGAGTGCAGCTCAGAATGTTCTGACCTGTCTTCTTACTTCAATCGCTGCAACTCTATCAGGGTGGAGAATGGCAACTGGATCCTGTATGAGCAGCCCAGTTACAGGGGACACCAGTATTATCTCTGGAAAGGAGAATATCCAGACTTTCAGAGATGGATGGGCTTCAATGACTACATCAGGTCCTGCCGCTTTATTCCCAAT caCAATGGTCAATATAAAATGAGAATCTATGAAAGAGGAGACTTCCAAGGGCAGATGATGGAGTTCTCTGATGACTGCCCCAATACTTATGATCGATTCCGTTTCCATGAcattcactcctgcaatgtgtCTGATGGCCACTGGATGTTCTATGAGGAACCCAACTATAGGGGGCGTCAGTACTACCTGAGACCTGGAGAATACAGGAGATTCAGTGACTGGGGAGCCTCAAGTGCCAAAATTGGATCTTTCAGAAGAGTTCATCATATGTTTTAA